A window from Entomoplasma freundtii encodes these proteins:
- a CDS encoding glycoside hydrolase family 38 N-terminal domain-containing protein, translating to MKKWKIHFIPQTHWDKEWYFTKDVSDIFLIDNIDKIYDIYKRDSQEFDKFIYDGQYSVVDDYLRYFPENKAKVEELVQANKLVLGPWYTQTDTFNATGESIVRNLLVGTKSTEKLGGDTMHVGYIPDSFGFNANLPQILKKANLKGLVHWRGIYQKQIEKGVFNQWTGIDGTTIPIYNLFKHGYGIGVGPSLERFVEKWTLEDMAEQAKIYLENAAKHVLPLLEEVSKNTGGLILMPFGSDQLPIYDGLAQWMVELNKIDPEHEWVLSDYDTFMDDLFTRTQMQGLGNIEGELRFGQFSRTHKTITSSRYDIKYLGKKLEYLIYHETEPLGIMFEKYGGNYPAEIIEYNLKRLLESQAHDSAGACNTDETNNTIVERLNAAIAALESLNTLMKRRITEAHGLQKNELAVFNLKPYAKNIEDEIAIFTRKPSFKILDNDKEVMVNVRDQKHINIEEFKMYENAHRQDYNFDEKGQFWTTINADFGMIEPLSFKVFKIEEQASPWPLIVAKEDWTIENDDYALVANPETGHINLLIKENDQLVEDAFVLESQFDAGDSYDFSPSKIYPGVTSTFVKLTAEKAVSNGEQTLNLFYKFKVAKELDSKEEINQDLKLRIILNKKTIKFTLDLDNQAKDIKWKMNCKTGLKATTSFGDTSFGVIERPLNLTEQMAVWETEKWHDCPIEIEAMESVCYLKDHELAYALTTLGNNEYQILNDNIISLTLFRGYSTIGRRGLAYRPGRSSGIDHYPHATPEANLNKPLSIEFNVLINQLDNLVRIAKDKASPAVYYQKQDINPFHWKGDTFVMAKKPLSKGQKFSHDLNLPENIVVSAFKKAYDKNGYVIRMYNPTFENVAFLMPNEFKEMDLMENQIAPQTSFGANEVRTFWVENV from the coding sequence ATGAAAAAATGAAAAATTCACTTTATTCCGCAAACGCACTGGGATAAAGAATGATACTTTACAAAAGATGTTTCTGACATTTTTTTAATTGATAACATTGATAAAATTTATGATATTTACAAAAGAGATAGCCAAGAGTTTGACAAATTTATTTATGATGGTCAATATTCGGTTGTCGATGACTATTTGCGTTATTTCCCAGAAAACAAAGCGAAAGTTGAAGAATTGGTACAAGCCAATAAATTGGTTTTAGGGCCTTGGTATACCCAAACAGATACGTTTAACGCTACAGGAGAATCAATTGTCCGCAACCTTTTGGTAGGAACTAAATCAACGGAAAAACTGGGTGGCGATACTATGCATGTTGGTTATATTCCTGATTCATTTGGGTTTAATGCTAACTTGCCACAAATCCTCAAAAAAGCGAACCTTAAAGGACTTGTTCATTGACGTGGTATTTACCAAAAACAAATTGAAAAAGGTGTTTTTAACCAATGAACTGGTATTGATGGAACGACAATTCCAATTTATAACTTGTTTAAACATGGTTATGGAATTGGTGTTGGTCCGTCGCTTGAACGTTTTGTCGAAAAATGGACATTGGAAGACATGGCAGAACAAGCCAAAATTTATTTAGAAAATGCTGCGAAACACGTTTTACCTTTGTTAGAAGAAGTGTCAAAAAATACCGGGGGCTTAATTTTAATGCCATTTGGGAGTGACCAATTACCAATTTATGATGGTTTAGCTCAATGAATGGTGGAATTAAATAAAATCGATCCGGAGCATGAATGAGTCCTTTCAGACTATGACACCTTTATGGATGATTTATTTACTCGTACGCAAATGCAAGGCCTAGGTAATATTGAAGGAGAATTACGTTTTGGGCAATTCTCAAGAACTCATAAAACCATTACTTCAAGTCGTTATGACATTAAATATTTAGGTAAAAAACTTGAGTATCTAATTTATCACGAAACCGAACCATTAGGGATTATGTTTGAAAAGTACGGAGGCAATTATCCGGCTGAAATTATTGAATATAATTTAAAAAGATTATTAGAATCGCAAGCTCACGATAGTGCAGGAGCCTGTAATACCGATGAAACCAACAATACAATTGTCGAGAGGTTAAATGCAGCGATTGCCGCTTTAGAAAGTTTAAATACTTTAATGAAGCGCCGCATTACCGAAGCTCATGGCTTACAAAAAAATGAGTTAGCGGTCTTTAATTTAAAACCTTATGCAAAAAATATTGAAGATGAGATAGCTATCTTTACGAGAAAACCATCATTTAAAATTCTGGATAATGATAAAGAAGTAATGGTTAACGTCCGAGACCAAAAACATATCAATATTGAAGAATTCAAGATGTATGAAAATGCCCATCGTCAAGACTACAACTTTGATGAAAAAGGGCAATTTTGAACAACCATTAATGCTGATTTTGGGATGATTGAACCTTTATCATTTAAAGTTTTTAAAATTGAAGAGCAAGCTAGTCCATGACCATTGATTGTTGCCAAAGAAGATTGAACAATTGAAAATGATGATTATGCTTTAGTAGCCAATCCAGAAACAGGTCATATTAATTTATTAATTAAAGAAAATGACCAGTTGGTTGAGGATGCTTTTGTTTTAGAAAGTCAATTTGATGCCGGTGATTCTTATGATTTTTCACCATCAAAAATCTATCCTGGCGTTACTTCAACCTTTGTTAAATTAACAGCTGAAAAAGCAGTTTCGAATGGGGAACAAACTTTAAACTTATTCTACAAATTTAAAGTGGCTAAAGAGTTAGATTCCAAAGAAGAAATTAACCAAGATTTGAAATTACGAATCATTTTAAATAAAAAAACAATTAAGTTTACACTTGATCTTGATAACCAAGCTAAAGATATTAAGTGAAAAATGAATTGTAAAACCGGGTTAAAAGCCACTACATCATTTGGTGATACTTCATTTGGAGTGATTGAACGACCCCTAAATTTAACTGAACAAATGGCTGTTTGAGAAACCGAAAAATGACATGATTGCCCTATCGAAATTGAAGCAATGGAAAGTGTTTGTTATTTAAAAGATCATGAGTTAGCTTATGCTTTAACTACACTGGGCAATAACGAATACCAAATCTTAAATGACAACATTATTTCGTTAACTTTATTCCGTGGTTACTCAACAATTGGTCGTCGTGGTTTAGCTTATCGTCCAGGGCGTAGCTCTGGTATTGACCATTATCCTCACGCTACGCCAGAAGCGAACCTCAATAAACCGCTTTCTATCGAATTTAATGTCTTGATTAACCAACTCGATAATTTGGTTCGGATAGCAAAAGATAAAGCATCACCTGCGGTTTATTACCAAAAACAAGATATTAATCCATTCCACTGAAAAGGGGATACCTTCGTGATGGCTAAAAAACCTTTGTCAAAAGGACAAAAATTTAGTCATGACTTAAACTTACCAGAAAATATTGTCGTAAGCGCCTTTAAAAAAGCCTATGACAAAAACGGATATGTAATTAGAATGTATAACCCAACATTTGAAAATGTTGCTTTCTTAATGCCAAATGAGTTTAAAGAAATGGACTTGATGGAAAACCAAATTGCTCCCCAAACAAGTTTTGGAGCTAATGAAGTACGTACATTCTGAGTAGAAAATGTGTAA
- a CDS encoding fructose PTS transporter subunit IIB: protein MSKKIISDQDIFFLENIFHSKKDIFQFVANQNDPKIAQVILESLIERETIDTTGFGNGVAIPHARIKGLETTRLLMIRLQQAMDWQSLDNQPVNLIFCILVPENTADEHVQILGNLANFLMDPSALTLLKNSDKKTDIINLLTTEPRAQKEDLVINKPYYLAVSACTFGLAHTYLVEEQLKQYAQNHDFQIKVETHGNKGDLNIITPEDLEQAKGVILAVDKSLDLTHIKHKNVVRVRTTDVMKNPDQVFEQLKSQRVENKYLAFLRLDLFKHLNSASSSTFNIYFILGALVGISLYITSFPATKNNVFFNTFIDGAQYLGVLATSFLLALFVHKVYPKNHVFTFTIFAISASLTEYNYVVKDHGSYGLLGLVGSFIIVISLMKGFSSLNRMFFFKKEKHSWVRENFYYGFKFLINLAIPLILFTFLFYNYTSLATLNADFYKGIIKVNEYWWFRWIIAFAFILGMAWDSGGFINKWSLMISGFFFYDSFAFDAHQIWMTPITATAMGIIIPCAAVWVRGMLSWKYLETTEQEATKEAGIAVMRSISEGFLYFRKKYGWRTLLAHILTSLVVGAAIGFTNLQFFGGMNNLFSLLFSFSMDDYFIVPNAMYLIILLGGSFVGGAIHTLCYLPNKRIENEKMKNSLYSANALG from the coding sequence ATGTCAAAAAAAATCATTAGTGATCAAGATATTTTTTTCCTTGAAAACATTTTTCACTCAAAAAAAGACATCTTTCAATTTGTCGCTAACCAAAATGACCCCAAAATTGCTCAAGTAATTTTAGAGAGTCTTATAGAGCGAGAAACAATCGATACAACTGGGTTTGGTAATGGAGTGGCAATTCCTCATGCTCGAATTAAAGGACTAGAGACCACAAGGCTTCTGATGATTCGGCTACAACAGGCGATGGATTGGCAATCATTAGATAATCAACCGGTGAATTTAATATTTTGTATTTTAGTGCCCGAAAATACAGCTGATGAACATGTCCAAATCCTTGGTAACCTTGCGAACTTTCTTATGGACCCCAGCGCGTTAACTTTACTAAAAAACTCGGACAAAAAAACTGACATTATTAATTTGTTAACTACTGAGCCAAGAGCCCAAAAAGAAGACTTAGTTATCAATAAACCTTATTATTTAGCCGTCTCCGCTTGTACTTTTGGTTTAGCCCATACCTATTTGGTTGAAGAACAGCTAAAGCAATATGCTCAAAATCATGATTTCCAAATCAAAGTGGAAACTCATGGCAATAAGGGTGATTTAAACATTATTACCCCAGAAGATTTAGAGCAAGCTAAAGGGGTCATTTTAGCAGTTGATAAAAGTTTGGATTTAACGCATATAAAACATAAAAATGTTGTGCGGGTACGGACAACTGATGTTATGAAGAATCCCGACCAAGTGTTTGAGCAATTAAAATCGCAAAGAGTCGAAAATAAATACCTTGCTTTTTTAAGGTTAGATTTATTCAAACATTTAAATTCAGCTTCAAGTAGTACCTTTAATATTTACTTTATCTTAGGTGCTTTAGTTGGGATTTCACTCTATATTACTAGTTTTCCTGCAACAAAAAACAATGTCTTCTTTAATACTTTTATTGATGGAGCCCAATACCTTGGCGTCCTTGCAACCTCATTTCTGCTTGCCTTATTTGTACATAAGGTTTACCCTAAAAACCATGTTTTTACCTTCACTATTTTTGCTATCTCCGCAAGTTTAACTGAATATAACTATGTTGTTAAGGACCATGGTAGTTATGGTTTATTAGGTTTGGTTGGAAGCTTCATCATTGTTATTTCCTTAATGAAGGGTTTCTCCTCTCTCAATAGAATGTTTTTCTTCAAAAAAGAAAAACATTCTTGAGTACGCGAAAACTTTTATTATGGTTTTAAATTCCTTATTAATCTTGCGATTCCCTTAATTTTATTCACTTTTCTTTTTTATAACTATACGAGTTTAGCCACTCTTAATGCCGATTTTTATAAAGGTATTATTAAAGTCAATGAATATTGGTGATTTAGATGAATAATTGCCTTTGCCTTTATTTTAGGAATGGCTTGAGATTCAGGAGGCTTCATTAATAAGTGAAGCTTGATGATCTCTGGTTTCTTCTTTTATGATTCCTTTGCTTTTGATGCTCATCAAATTTGAATGACCCCAATCACTGCGACAGCAATGGGAATTATTATTCCTTGTGCCGCCGTTTGGGTCCGTGGTATGTTGAGTTGAAAATATCTTGAGACCACGGAACAAGAAGCTACCAAAGAAGCCGGGATAGCGGTCATGCGTTCAATTTCAGAAGGCTTTCTCTACTTTCGGAAGAAATATGGCTGACGAACCTTATTAGCCCATATTTTAACTTCACTAGTTGTTGGCGCAGCAATTGGGTTTACCAACCTCCAATTCTTTGGCGGAATGAACAATCTCTTTAGTTTATTATTTAGCTTTTCAATGGATGATTATTTTATCGTGCCAAATGCCATGTACTTGATTATTTTGTTAGGTGGTTCTTTCGTGGGAGGAGCAATCCATACACTTTGTTATTTACCAAATAAGAGGATAGAAAATGAAAAAATGAAAAATTCACTTTATTCCGCAAACGCACTGGGATAA
- a CDS encoding PTS sugar transporter subunit IIC, with the protein MKNSDKNLNTALRTQNKKQKFAKFRENSMNGIIKVGSSVGNNRFLVAIRDAFMLPFTLTTGAAIPLIMSNVFFHKNSMIAGFIKSAKGDKDWTSEGLEWVHKLIGSPLENVFWAVMAGFAIYVAVGMGYFLAKSYGKDGIIAAALSVAVFFAMKPLDGVNQVVVGGDNAGEVSTFATNFLSTNGMLIALLASMLATWMYCKLMDVKWLVPKMPDAVPPMVAKAFGAIFVSAIVLTSFSFLNSFWNVLATEVDIRGEISATTDNNGVITTTTYSRQLATLFIALEFGLAKPLMGLSGNIGVTIVISFLVAFFWFFGIHGTNILTPVTAIIWDANVLRNTAYWSLWKTGRYGTDYWNDVINVSGVDQAGLMPIPMAGLGYVGGTGATLGFLIGLLIFTKSKVHKDIAKLSIVPGVFGINEPVNFGVPIVLNPVYFIPYTFGFVLTYTLGHVWILIHWIRPGVVWTPTMPYGLNVLFATDFDWWSILVSVIQLAISFLVWLPFVFIGPKYQEKVEEKARLKKEVEKQARLAAKAAKTKEQEVLAQA; encoded by the coding sequence ATGAAGAATTCTGATAAGAATTTGAATACTGCTTTGCGCACGCAAAATAAGAAACAAAAGTTTGCGAAGTTCAGAGAGAATTCAATGAATGGAATTATCAAGGTTGGCTCTAGTGTCGGTAATAATCGTTTTCTAGTGGCGATTCGTGATGCTTTTATGTTGCCATTTACCTTAACAACTGGAGCAGCGATTCCTTTAATCATGAGTAATGTGTTCTTCCACAAAAACTCCATGATTGCAGGATTTATTAAAAGTGCTAAGGGTGATAAAGATTGAACCTCAGAAGGACTAGAATGAGTCCATAAGTTAATCGGATCACCATTAGAAAACGTTTTTTGAGCTGTAATGGCTGGTTTTGCCATTTATGTCGCTGTGGGAATGGGTTATTTCTTAGCGAAATCGTATGGGAAAGATGGAATTATTGCTGCAGCTTTGTCAGTAGCGGTCTTCTTTGCCATGAAACCTTTGGATGGAGTTAACCAAGTCGTTGTCGGTGGTGACAATGCTGGCGAAGTTTCGACCTTCGCCACTAACTTCTTAAGTACTAACGGGATGTTAATTGCCTTATTGGCAAGTATGCTCGCAACTTGGATGTATTGCAAGTTAATGGATGTCAAGTGGCTTGTGCCGAAGATGCCTGATGCGGTGCCCCCAATGGTGGCGAAGGCGTTTGGAGCGATTTTCGTTTCAGCAATTGTGTTAACTTCCTTCTCATTCTTAAATAGTTTTTGGAATGTTTTAGCAACAGAGGTGGATATTCGTGGGGAAATCAGTGCTACAACTGATAATAATGGCGTAATTACTACCACTACTTATTCACGTCAATTAGCCACTTTATTTATTGCCTTAGAATTTGGTTTAGCAAAACCATTAATGGGGTTGAGTGGAAATATTGGGGTGACAATCGTTATTTCCTTCTTAGTCGCTTTCTTTTGGTTCTTTGGAATCCACGGAACTAACATTTTAACACCAGTTACTGCAATTATTTGGGATGCGAATGTTTTAAGAAATACTGCTTACTGATCGCTATGAAAAACTGGGCGCTATGGAACTGATTACTGAAATGATGTTATTAATGTCAGTGGGGTTGATCAAGCAGGATTAATGCCAATTCCTATGGCCGGGTTAGGTTATGTTGGCGGCACCGGTGCAACACTAGGGTTCCTCATAGGTTTATTAATTTTTACTAAGTCAAAAGTCCATAAAGACATTGCTAAATTGTCAATTGTTCCGGGTGTTTTCGGTATTAATGAGCCGGTAAACTTTGGAGTACCAATTGTTTTAAACCCAGTTTACTTTATTCCCTATACATTTGGATTTGTTCTTACTTATACATTAGGTCATGTTTGAATCTTAATTCACTGAATTCGTCCTGGGGTGGTATGAACACCAACAATGCCTTATGGTTTAAACGTCCTCTTTGCTACTGATTTTGATTGGTGATCAATTCTTGTGTCGGTCATTCAGTTAGCTATTTCTTTCTTAGTTTGATTACCATTTGTCTTTATTGGACCAAAATACCAAGAAAAAGTTGAAGAAAAAGCCAGACTTAAAAAAGAAGTAGAAAAGCAAGCACGTTTAGCAGCCAAGGCAGCCAAAACTAAAGAGCAAGAAGTTTTAGCTCAAGCTTAA
- a CDS encoding PTS transporter subunit EIIC, which yields MKNSDKNLNTALRTQNKKQKFAKFRENSMNGIIKVGSSVGNNRFLVAIRDAFMLPFTLTTGAAIPLIMSNVFFHKNSMIAGFIKSAKGDKDWTSEGLEWVHKLIGSPLENVFWAVMAGFAIYVAVGMGYFLAKSYGKDGIIAAALSVAVFFAMKPLDGVNQVVVGGDNAGEVSTFATNFLSTNGMLIALLASMLATWMYCKLMDVKWLVPKMPDAVPPMVAKAFGAIFVSAIVLTSFSFLNSFWNVLATEVDIRGEISATTDNNGVITTTTYSRQLATLFIALEFGLAKPLMGLSGNVGVTIVISFLVAFFWFFGIHGTNILTPVTAIIWDANILRNAAYWAKWKTGDYGTDYWTDVINVSGVDQAGLMPIPMAGLGYIGGTGATLGFLIGLLIFTKSKVHKDIAKLSIVPALFGINEPVNFGVPIVLNPIYFIPYTFGFVLVYTMGHVWILIHWIRPGVVWTPTMPFGINILFATDFDWWSILVSVVQLALSFLVWLPFVFIGPKYQAKVEEKARLKKEEEKQARLAEKAAKAKELEKREEVLTEA from the coding sequence ATGAAGAATTCTGATAAGAATTTGAATACTGCTTTGCGCACGCAAAATAAGAAACAAAAGTTTGCGAAGTTCAGAGAGAATTCAATGAATGGAATTATCAAGGTTGGCTCTAGTGTCGGTAATAATCGTTTTCTAGTGGCGATTCGTGATGCTTTTATGTTGCCATTTACCTTAACAACTGGAGCAGCGATTCCTTTAATCATGAGTAATGTGTTCTTCCACAAAAACTCCATGATTGCAGGGTTTATTAAAAGTGCTAAGGGTGATAAAGATTGAACCTCAGAAGGACTAGAATGAGTCCATAAGTTAATCGGATCACCATTAGAAAACGTTTTTTGAGCTGTAATGGCTGGTTTTGCCATTTATGTCGCTGTGGGAATGGGTTATTTCTTAGCGAAATCGTATGGGAAAGATGGAATTATTGCTGCTGCTTTGTCAGTAGCCGTCTTCTTTGCCATGAAACCTTTGGATGGAGTTAACCAAGTCGTTGTCGGTGGTGACAATGCTGGCGAAGTTTCGACCTTCGCCACTAACTTCTTAAGTACTAACGGGATGTTAATTGCCTTATTGGCAAGTATGCTCGCAACTTGGATGTATTGCAAGTTAATGGATGTCAAGTGGCTCGTGCCGAAGATGCCCGATGCGGTGCCCCCAATGGTGGCGAAGGCATTTGGAGCGATTTTCGTTTCAGCAATTGTGTTGACTTCCTTCTCATTCTTAAATAGTTTTTGGAATGTTTTAGCAACAGAGGTGGATATTCGTGGGGAAATTAGTGCCACAACTGATAATAATGGCGTAATTACTACTACTACTTATTCACGTCAATTAGCCACTTTATTTATTGCCTTAGAATTTGGTTTAGCAAAACCATTAATGGGGTTGAGTGGAAATGTTGGGGTAACAATCGTTATTTCCTTCTTAGTCGCTTTCTTTTGGTTCTTTGGAATCCACGGAACTAACATTTTAACACCAGTTACTGCCATTATTTGGGATGCAAATATCTTAAGAAATGCTGCCTACTGAGCTAAATGAAAAACTGGTGACTATGGAACTGATTACTGAACTGATGTTATTAATGTGAGTGGAGTTGATCAAGCTGGTTTAATGCCAATTCCTATGGCCGGATTAGGTTATATCGGTGGAACTGGTGCAACACTTGGGTTCTTAATTGGTTTATTAATTTTCACTAAGTCAAAAGTCCATAAAGACATTGCTAAATTGTCAATTGTCCCAGCTCTTTTTGGAATTAACGAACCAGTAAACTTTGGGGTCCCAATTGTTTTAAACCCAATCTACTTTATTCCTTATACATTTGGGTTTGTTCTAGTTTATACAATGGGTCATGTTTGAATTTTAATTCACTGAATTCGTCCTGGAGTAGTATGGACACCAACGATGCCATTTGGAATAAACATTTTATTTGCTACCGACTTTGATTGATGATCAATTCTCGTCTCGGTTGTGCAGTTGGCCCTTTCATTCTTAGTCTGATTACCATTTGTCTTTATTGGTCCAAAATACCAAGCCAAAGTCGAAGAAAAAGCTAGACTGAAAAAAGAAGAAGAAAAACAAGCACGTTTAGCTGAAAAAGCAGCGAAAGCAAAAGAATTAGAAAAACGCGAAGAAGTGTTAACCGAAGCTTAA
- a CDS encoding PTS sugar transporter subunit IIB, whose protein sequence is MEKLNILLSCSYGFSTSSLVKKMETYCQEKGYPFTVNALAETNALESIDDYNVVLIGPQVRYLKPKFDNAIKGKIPVYVMDTRSYGRLQVGEIVEQMLDDMREEGYYE, encoded by the coding sequence ATGGAAAAATTAAATATTTTATTATCATGTAGCTATGGTTTTTCCACCTCATCATTAGTAAAAAAAATGGAAACCTATTGTCAAGAAAAAGGTTACCCTTTTACAGTGAACGCCTTGGCCGAAACAAATGCTCTCGAAAGCATCGATGATTACAACGTTGTTCTTATTGGCCCTCAAGTTCGCTATTTAAAACCAAAATTTGATAATGCAATTAAGGGAAAAATCCCCGTCTATGTAATGGATACCCGTTCATATGGACGCCTTCAGGTCGGCGAAATTGTTGAACAAATGCTTGATGATATGCGAGAAGAAGGTTATTATGAATAA
- the parE gene encoding DNA topoisomerase IV subunit B — protein MAANSKANKYDEDSIQVLEGLEAVRKRPGMYIGSTDNRGLHHLVWEIVDNSIDEALAGYATEINVTMEKNGSITVSDNGRGVPTGMHKTGKSTPEVIFTILHAGGKFNESGGYKTAGGLHGVGSSVVNALSSQFNVKSFRDKKIYEINFHNGGAVKTPLHEIGTTNKTGTVVNFHPDATIFNAPKFSFSTIKERLKESALLNSGLKITLDDMNNDRHIEYDFKDGLKEFVKELTEEFTPLTDTIIIKDSNSRIDVDIAMKYTDDYNETILGFANNVKTVDGGTQITGFKSGLARAINDYAKNSKILKDKDPRLDSNDLREGLTAIVSVKVPENLIQYEGQTKGKLGTVEAKTAVENAVYKNLTFWLQENKVQATRIIDKAMLARRAREEARKARQAVRDTKMKGRSSRAMLGKLTPAQGRNRNINELYLVEGDSAGGSAKSGRDRTFQAILPLRGKVINSEKAKITDLLKNEEINTIINAIGAGVGSDFEVKDANYDKIIIMTDADTDGAHIQTLLLTFFYRYMKDLIVAKKVYLALPPLYKVTLADKTIHYLWDENDLTTFLKKNNKKYDIQRYKGLGEMNAHQLWETTMDPEHRKLIVVEIDDAYAAEKAFKVLMGENVEKRKLWIDENVKFSMEDDDVEFLRNVEPETPIVEVERELND, from the coding sequence ATGGCGGCGAATTCAAAAGCTAATAAATATGATGAAGATAGTATTCAGGTACTTGAGGGTCTAGAGGCAGTTCGTAAACGACCAGGAATGTATATTGGCTCAACTGATAATCGTGGTCTTCACCATTTAGTTTGAGAAATTGTTGACAATTCCATTGATGAGGCTTTAGCAGGTTATGCCACCGAGATTAATGTGACAATGGAAAAGAATGGCTCAATTACAGTTAGTGATAATGGGCGGGGCGTCCCTACAGGAATGCATAAAACTGGTAAAAGTACTCCTGAGGTAATTTTTACCATCTTGCATGCCGGGGGTAAATTTAATGAAAGTGGTGGCTATAAAACCGCTGGGGGTCTTCATGGAGTTGGGTCTTCGGTAGTTAATGCTTTATCCTCACAATTTAATGTCAAATCTTTTCGAGATAAAAAAATTTATGAAATTAATTTTCATAATGGGGGCGCTGTCAAAACTCCGTTACACGAGATCGGCACCACTAACAAAACTGGAACCGTGGTCAATTTTCACCCAGATGCCACGATTTTTAATGCACCGAAATTTAGCTTTTCGACTATTAAAGAACGTTTAAAAGAATCAGCTTTATTAAATTCTGGTTTAAAAATCACTTTAGACGATATGAATAACGATCGTCATATTGAATACGACTTTAAAGATGGTTTAAAGGAATTTGTTAAGGAATTAACTGAAGAATTTACGCCCTTAACAGATACGATTATTATTAAAGATAGTAATTCACGAATTGATGTTGATATTGCAATGAAGTATACCGATGATTACAACGAAACTATTCTTGGTTTTGCAAACAACGTCAAAACTGTTGATGGCGGAACTCAGATTACTGGTTTTAAATCTGGTTTAGCTAGGGCTATCAATGACTACGCAAAAAATTCGAAAATTCTTAAGGACAAAGACCCACGGTTAGATTCCAATGATCTTAGGGAAGGACTAACAGCCATTGTTTCTGTAAAAGTTCCGGAAAACTTAATTCAATATGAAGGTCAAACTAAAGGGAAATTGGGGACAGTTGAAGCAAAAACAGCTGTTGAAAACGCAGTTTATAAAAACTTAACTTTTTGATTACAAGAAAATAAGGTCCAAGCTACGAGAATTATCGATAAAGCAATGTTAGCTCGACGTGCACGCGAAGAAGCACGAAAAGCGCGTCAGGCAGTTCGTGATACAAAAATGAAGGGTCGTTCTAGTCGGGCTATGTTAGGGAAATTAACACCAGCTCAAGGCCGAAACCGGAACATCAATGAACTTTATCTAGTGGAAGGGGATTCAGCTGGAGGCAGTGCTAAATCAGGTAGAGATAGAACTTTCCAAGCCATTTTGCCACTTCGTGGAAAGGTAATTAACTCGGAAAAAGCAAAGATTACTGACCTTTTAAAAAATGAGGAAATTAACACCATTATTAATGCGATTGGCGCTGGAGTGGGTAGTGATTTTGAAGTCAAAGATGCTAATTATGACAAAATCATTATTATGACAGATGCCGACACCGATGGAGCACACATCCAAACACTTTTATTAACGTTCTTTTATCGTTACATGAAAGATTTGATTGTTGCTAAAAAAGTCTATTTAGCATTACCACCACTTTATAAAGTCACTTTGGCTGACAAAACAATTCATTACTTATGGGATGAAAACGATTTAACGACTTTTTTAAAGAAAAATAATAAAAAATATGATATCCAACGTTATAAAGGGTTAGGTGAAATGAATGCGCACCAACTTTGGGAAACGACAATGGACCCTGAACATCGAAAACTAATTGTGGTGGAAATTGATGATGCATATGCTGCTGAAAAAGCCTTTAAAGTCTTAATGGGTGAAAATGTTGAAAAACGGAAACTTTGGATTGATGAAAATGTCAAATTTTCTATGGAAGATGACGATGTCGAATTCTTGCGGAATGTTGAACCAGAAACACCAATCGTAGAAGTAGAAAGGGAATTAAATGACTAA